A genomic segment from Agelaius phoeniceus isolate bAgePho1 chromosome 2, bAgePho1.hap1, whole genome shotgun sequence encodes:
- the C2H11orf97 gene encoding uncharacterized protein C11orf97 homolog — protein MRAAGRHTPAAAAGEPGSDVRGEQPRQKCVYVEPPRRVKEILEEHFHLQEEECNVNHPTAVALEGVWNVKNNFSIRSLKPVSQNNSDLLVQPQFYSRHARVKNC, from the exons ATGAGGGCGGCGGGCCGGCACACAcccgcggcggcggccggggagCCGGGCAGCGATGTCCGCGGCGAGCAGCCCC GACAGAAATGTGTATATGTTGAGCCACCTAGGAGAGTTAAAGAAATACTGGAGGAGCACTTCCATTTACAGGAAGAAGAATGCAATGTTAATCATCCAACTGCAG TGGCTCTGGAAGGAGTTTGGAATGTGAAGAACAATTTCTCCATTAGAAGCCTGAAACCAGTGTCACAGAACAACAGTGATTTACTTGTACAGCCTCAATTCTATTCAAGACATGCAAGAGTGAAAA ATTGCTGA
- the ANKRD49 gene encoding ankyrin repeat domain-containing protein 49 has product MNKDKQADEDDDDSELFEDFTEHFNQLELLETHRHLIPVGTQSCWSGQSDDDDDEQERTEEWYEMQEKKMEKHPEKLLLWAAENNRLGTVKRLLTEKLAPVNARDEDQYTPLHRAAYSGHLDVAHELVAQGADVHAQTVDGWTPLHSACKWNNTSVAAFLLQQGADINAQTNGLLTPLHIAAGNKNSRETLELLLMNRYVKPDLKNNLDETALDIARRTDIYHYLFEIVEDCINTVSP; this is encoded by the exons ATGAATAAAGACAAGCAAGCTGATGAGGACGATGATGACAGCGAGCTGTTCGAAGACTTCACAGAGCATTTTAACCAACTTGAACTGCTGGAGACACACAGGCATTTGATTCCTGTGGGAACTCAGAGCTGTTGGTCAGGACAatctgatgatgatgatgatgagcaAGAAAGAACAGAAGAGTGGTACGAaatgcaagaaaagaaaatggaaaaacatcCGGAGAAATTGCTACTCTGGGCAGCTGAAAACAATCGG CTGGGTACGGTGAAGAGGCTCCTGACGGAGAAGCTGGCTCCAGTGAACGCTCGTGATGAGGATCAGTACACTCCTCTGCACCGAGCTGCCTACAGCGGGCACTTGGACGTTGCACACGAGCTGGTGGCCCAAGGGGCCGACGTCCACGCGCAGACCGTGGACGGCTGGACGCCCCTGCACAGCGCCTGCAAGTGGAACAACACCAGCGTGGCCGcgttcctgctgcagcagggcgcGGACATCAACGCGCAGACGAACGGGCTGCTGACACCCCTGCACATCGCTGCAGGAAACAAGAACAGCAGGGAAACCCTTGAGCTCCTGCTGATGAATCGCTACGTGAAGCCAGACTTGAAAAACAACTTGGATGAAACTGCCCTTGACATTGCAAGGAGGACTGATATATATCACTACCTTTTTGAAATAGTAGAAGACTGCATAAACACTGTGTCCCCATAA
- the FUT4 gene encoding alpha-(1,3)-fucosyltransferase 4 translates to MAGRGGGTDTSPLPGPGVGAERRRRQQPQPQDALPGAGALRGAELGQRAAGMEAALRRCCCCWRRRLGGRRCALAAGLLGAAAAALALYSALPEPARAEGEVVTVLLWWEPFGRPRRLPDCRRRYNISGCRLSADRSRFGEAQAVLFHHRDLARHGAEGLPRGSPPRPPRQRWVWMNFESPSHSPGLRGLAGVFNWTMSYRRDSDVFVPYGYLYVPPAPRAFILPRKTRLVAWVISNWNEEHARVRYYRQLKEHLPIDVYGARGLALAEGGLVETVSAYKFYLAFENSQHTDYITEKLWRNAFSASAVPVVLGPRRANYERFIPPDSFIHVDDFPSPRLLATYLKFLDKNKPNYRRYFAWRKKYEVHVTSFWDEHFCKVCEAVRTAGNQIKTVQNLASWFES, encoded by the coding sequence ATGGCCGGGAGAGGCGGTGGCACCGACACCTCCCCGCTACCGGGGCCGGGGGTGGGAGcagagcggcggcggcggcagcagccccagccccaggatgcGCTGCCCGGCGCCGGTGCCCTGCGGGGGGCAGAGCTCGGGCAGCGGGCGGCGGGGATGGAGGCGGCcctgcggcgctgctgctgctgctggcggcGGCGGCTGGGCGGGCGGCGGTGCGCGCTGGCGGCCGGGCTGCtgggagccgccgccgccgcgctcgCCCTCTACTCGGCGCTGCCCGAGCCGGCCCGGGCGGAGGGCGAGGTGGTGACCGTGCTTCTGTGGTGGGAGCCCTTCGGCCGCCCGCGGCGCCTGCCCGACTGCCGGCGGCGCTACAACATCAGCGGCTGCCGCCTCAGCGCCGACCGCAGCCGGTTCGGCGAGGCGCAGGCGGTGCTGTTCCACCACCGCGACCTGGCGCGGCACGGCGCCGAGGGGCTGCCCCGAGGGTCCCCGCCGCGGCCCCCGCGCCAGCGCTGGGTGTGGATGAACTTCGAGTCGCCGTCTCACTCGCCCGGGCTGCGGGGGCTCGCCGGGGTCTTCAACTGGACCATGTCCTACCGCCGCGACTCCGACGTGTTCGTGCCCTACGGGTACCTCTACGTCCCGCCGGCGCCCCGAGCCTTCATCCTGCCCCGCAAGACGCGGCTGGTGGCCTGGGTCATCAGCAACTGGAACGAGGAGCACGCCCGGGTGCGCTACTACCGCCAGCTGAAGGAGCACCTGCCCATCGACGTGTACGGGGCGCGGGGGCTGGCGCTGGCCGAAGGCGGCCTGGTGGAGACCGTCTCAGCCTACAAGTTCTACCTGGCCTTCGAGAACTCCCAGCACACCGACTACATCACCGAGAAGCTCTGGAGGAACGCTTTCTCCGCCAGCGCCGTGCCCGTCGTCCTGGGACCCCGCAGGGCCAACTATGAGCGCTTCATTCCCCCCGATTCCTTCATCCACGTGGACGACTTCCCCAGCCCCCGGCTGCTCGCCACCTACCTGAAATTCCTCgataaaaacaaacccaactaCAGGCGGTACTTTGCCTGGAGGAAGAAGTACGAAGTCCACGTCACCTCGTTCTGGGATGAGCATTTCTGCAAGGTCTGCGAGGCTGTTAGGACAGCTGGGAATCAAATCAAGACTGTTCAGAATCTGGCCAGCTGGTTTGAAAGCTGA